Proteins encoded in a region of the Streptomyces sp. NBC_01471 genome:
- a CDS encoding VOC family protein, producing MIAELQCIVLDCPDPADLAAFYRSVLGGTVDRPDPRWSLSSDWSTLHTASGLVLAFQRAENHRAPAWPDPTRPQQFHLDFGVPDLDRAEVEVLDAGAHLLDDSAPGWRIYADPAGHPFCLVRH from the coding sequence ATGATCGCCGAATTGCAGTGCATAGTGCTGGACTGCCCCGACCCCGCAGACCTGGCCGCGTTCTACCGGTCGGTCCTCGGCGGCACCGTCGACCGGCCCGACCCCCGCTGGTCGCTCAGCTCCGACTGGTCCACGCTGCACACCGCGTCCGGTCTCGTGCTGGCCTTCCAGCGCGCCGAGAACCACCGCGCGCCGGCCTGGCCGGACCCGACCAGGCCCCAGCAGTTCCACCTGGACTTCGGCGTGCCCGACCTCGACCGGGCGGAGGTCGAGGTGCTCGACGCGGGCGCCCATCTGCTCGACGACAGCGCACCGGGCTGGCGCATCTACGCCGACCCCGCGGGGCACCCCTTCTGCCTGGTCCGCCACTGA
- a CDS encoding cold-shock protein yields MATGTVKWFNSEKGFGFIEQDGGGADVFAHYSNIATQGFRELQEGQKVSFDVTQGQKGPQAENIVPA; encoded by the coding sequence ATGGCCACCGGTACCGTGAAGTGGTTCAACTCGGAAAAGGGCTTCGGCTTCATCGAGCAGGACGGCGGCGGCGCCGACGTCTTCGCCCACTACTCGAACATCGCCACCCAGGGCTTCCGTGAGCTCCAGGAGGGCCAGAAGGTCTCCTTCGACGTCACGCAGGGCCAGAAGGGCCCGCAGGCGGAGAACATCGTCCCGGCCTAA
- a CDS encoding DEAD/DEAH box helicase: MTRSAERPARPARTSPPRGRGKAPAKSPARKAAPRPAEFTLPDTITPALPAVEAFAELDMPAALLKTLAAQGVTDPFPIQAATLPNSLAGRDLLGRGRTGSGKTLAFGLAMLARVAGRRAEPKAPLALVLVPTRELAQQVTDALTPYATSVQLRLTTVVGGMSISKQSGALRRGAEVLVATPGRLKDLIERGDCRLDQVGITVLDEADQMADMGFMPQVTALLKQVEPGGQRMLFSATLDKNIDRLVKMFLTDPVVHSVDPSAGAVTTMDHHVLYVADETDKKAVTTRIAARDGRVILFLDTKRSVDRLVKRLLASGVRAGGLHGGRSQPQRNRTLDQFKNGQVTALVATNVAARGIHIDDLDLVVNVDPPTDHKDYVHRGGRTARAGESGSVVTLVLPEQKREMTRLMSDAGITPRTARVRSSDEELTRITGAQEPSGVAIVIDVPQQATAPQRRSRPGRPATGAVAPSGQGRGGRGRRGGQGRGGQGQGGGQGGQGRGGAGRGAGGGGQSRGGQGGRRAAA; this comes from the coding sequence ATGACCCGCTCCGCTGAACGCCCGGCACGCCCCGCACGCACCAGTCCGCCGAGGGGCCGAGGCAAGGCCCCCGCAAAGTCTCCGGCCCGCAAGGCAGCTCCCAGGCCTGCCGAATTCACGCTGCCGGACACCATCACCCCCGCGCTGCCCGCCGTCGAGGCCTTCGCCGAGCTGGACATGCCCGCCGCACTCCTGAAGACCCTCGCGGCCCAGGGTGTGACCGACCCCTTCCCGATCCAGGCAGCGACCCTGCCGAACTCCCTCGCGGGCCGCGACCTGCTGGGCCGCGGCCGCACCGGCTCCGGCAAGACGCTCGCGTTCGGGCTCGCGATGCTGGCCCGTGTCGCGGGCCGCCGGGCCGAGCCGAAGGCGCCGCTTGCTCTCGTGCTGGTGCCCACGCGCGAGCTCGCGCAGCAGGTCACCGACGCGCTGACGCCGTACGCCACCTCGGTCCAGCTGCGGCTGACCACCGTCGTCGGCGGGATGTCGATCTCCAAGCAGTCCGGGGCGCTGCGGCGCGGCGCCGAGGTGCTGGTCGCCACCCCGGGACGGCTCAAGGACCTCATCGAGCGCGGCGACTGCCGCCTCGACCAGGTCGGCATCACCGTGCTCGACGAGGCCGACCAGATGGCCGACATGGGGTTCATGCCGCAGGTCACCGCCCTGCTCAAGCAGGTCGAGCCCGGCGGTCAGCGGATGCTGTTCTCGGCGACCCTGGACAAGAACATCGACCGGCTGGTCAAGATGTTCCTGACCGACCCGGTCGTGCACTCGGTGGACCCGTCGGCGGGCGCGGTGACCACGATGGACCACCACGTGCTCTACGTCGCCGACGAGACCGACAAGAAGGCCGTCACCACGCGCATCGCGGCCCGCGACGGCCGGGTGATCCTCTTCCTGGACACCAAGCGGTCCGTCGACCGCCTGGTGAAGCGGCTGCTCGCCAGCGGTGTACGGGCGGGCGGGCTGCACGGCGGCCGCTCCCAGCCGCAGCGCAACCGCACCCTCGACCAGTTCAAGAACGGCCAGGTCACCGCGTTGGTCGCGACCAACGTCGCGGCGCGCGGCATCCACATCGACGACCTCGACCTGGTCGTGAACGTGGACCCGCCCACCGACCACAAGGACTACGTCCACCGCGGCGGCCGCACGGCGCGGGCCGGCGAGTCGGGCAGCGTCGTCACGCTCGTGCTCCCGGAGCAGAAGCGCGAGATGACCCGCCTGATGTCGGACGCGGGCATCACGCCCAGGACCGCCCGGGTCAGGTCGAGCGACGAAGAGCTGACCCGGATCACCGGGGCGCAGGAGCCCTCCGGCGTGGCGATCGTCATCGACGTACCGCAGCAGGCCACCGCACCGCAGCGGCGTTCCAGGCCCGGCAGGCCCGCGACCGGGGCTGTCGCCCCGTCCGGGCAGGGCCGCGGGGGCCGCGGCCGACGTGGTGGCCAGGGCCGTGGAGGTCAGGGTCAGGGCGGCGGCCAGGGTGGTCAGGGCCGTGGCGGCGCCGGCCGTGGTGCCGGCGGCGGCGGTCAGAGCCGTGGCGGCCAGGGCGGCCGCAGGGCCGCTGCCTGA
- a CDS encoding serine protease: MNQPVRTIGRCAAIGAAVLAVLSLQPAPASATAPEPVVGGTRVAEGQYPFMVHLSQGCGGALYAKDIVLTAAHCVSGSGANTSITATAGSVDLQSPQAVHIKSTQVVQAPGYDGKGKDWALVKLATPFDLPTLPTVTSTAYDKGTFTIAGWGSTSEDGAQQRYLRQATVPYVSDAQCGEAYGTQFNAGDEICAGDVDKGGVDTCQGDSGGPMFRKDDQGAWIQVGIVSYGQGCAEPGYPGVYSQVSALSADIKSAAAALH, encoded by the coding sequence TTGAACCAGCCAGTGCGCACCATCGGACGATGCGCGGCCATCGGCGCCGCCGTACTCGCCGTCCTCAGCCTCCAGCCCGCCCCGGCCTCGGCCACCGCCCCCGAACCCGTCGTCGGAGGCACCCGGGTGGCGGAGGGTCAGTACCCCTTTATGGTGCATCTCTCCCAGGGATGCGGCGGCGCCCTCTACGCCAAGGACATCGTCCTCACCGCGGCCCACTGCGTGTCCGGCTCCGGGGCCAACACCTCGATCACCGCCACCGCGGGCTCCGTCGACCTCCAGAGCCCGCAAGCCGTCCACATCAAGTCCACCCAGGTCGTCCAGGCCCCCGGTTACGACGGCAAGGGCAAGGACTGGGCGCTGGTCAAACTGGCCACGCCCTTCGACCTGCCGACCCTGCCCACCGTCACCAGTACGGCGTACGACAAGGGAACCTTCACCATCGCGGGCTGGGGCTCGACGAGCGAGGACGGCGCCCAGCAGCGCTATCTGCGGCAGGCGACCGTCCCGTACGTGTCCGACGCGCAGTGCGGGGAGGCGTACGGAACGCAGTTCAACGCCGGTGACGAGATCTGCGCCGGAGACGTCGACAAGGGCGGCGTCGACACCTGCCAGGGCGACTCGGGTGGCCCGATGTTCCGCAAGGACGACCAGGGCGCCTGGATCCAGGTCGGCATCGTGAGCTACGGCCAGGGCTGCGCCGAGCCGGGCTACCCGGGTGTGTACAGCCAGGTGTCCGCCCTCTCGGCGGACATCAAGTCGGCCGCGGCCGCGCTGCACTGA
- a CDS encoding endo-alpha-N-acetylgalactosaminidase family protein encodes MHEEDRGPSRRTVVAATALAGVGAAFATPSAFAADAATTGSGTAGGAGAVLRSEALDVRVDRGFPRIVSYTDRRTGALLHGQEDPVTSVLIDGTAHTPKVTSRPGRDRIAYTLAFDGGTEIRVEIRVDGWQTDWRVTRIADTAALRVGTLEIPALAFLSVRSDQPGATLLAAKLDLDKAKSGDTLVKVTPDSAADAAPAGCAYAVVAHDGLGGAVETNTVYDKPADTPGATWENGRMWRQTVKKDGYVKAQLACGQWTHRADTSPVDATEPLPYATVIVTRDRNGDGVVDWQDAAIAFRDVMVTPLGADDTHLRVVPHIPFNFASQATNPFLATLDNVKRISLATDGLRQYTLLKGYQSEGHDSAHPDYAGNYNERAGGLADMNTLVKEGSKWNSDFSVHVNATESYPVAHAFSEKLVDKTDKQWDWLDQSYRIDSRRDLVSGDIIKRLKDLRDDAHPALNAIYFDVFRESGWNGDRLQRALREQGWTVSSEWGHGLERSSVWSHWANETDYGADTSRGINSQLIRFIRNHQKDVFSNKWPTLLGAGRMGNFEGWVNKTDWNAFYDIIWTEALPAKYLQAYPVKRWTEHEITFFGPTGTVVGDTDGNRRITTDGRVVYTGGSYLLPWEPRRATDPEKLYHYNPKGGSTTWQLPRGWSHSSRVALYRLTDQGRVHAGDLAVRSGKVTVDATAGQPYVLYRARVGAPAEPRWGQGTPVYDPGFNSGSLKGWQVTPAGGPASVVRNTIGDYELVIGAGAATTVGQRLGRLPAGTYVASVQVEVGKKAGEQRRAALEIRTADGVTAANWTDTSCAGNYVAADRKHETRFQRMFTYFTVPESGGRVDLTLRVAAGDAQVRFDNLRIAGAKPTRKAGALAFEDFENVPQGWGVFVKGDAGGSTDPRTHVGQRHAPFTQRGWNGKAIDDVIDGGQSLKSRGENDGLVYRTVQHTVRFEPSKRYRVSFRYENDTAGQYAWITGVDEPAARELDRKALPVATEPTQLSYEFTAPAKGDAWVGLRKVGDDGVAEFALDAFEVREV; translated from the coding sequence GTGCACGAAGAAGACCGAGGGCCCAGCCGCAGGACCGTTGTGGCCGCCACCGCGCTGGCCGGTGTCGGCGCGGCATTCGCCACCCCGTCCGCCTTCGCGGCGGACGCAGCGACCACGGGCTCCGGGACCGCCGGCGGAGCCGGGGCCGTCCTGCGTTCCGAAGCCCTCGACGTACGCGTCGACCGCGGCTTCCCGCGCATCGTGTCGTACACCGACCGCCGGACGGGCGCGCTGCTGCACGGGCAGGAGGACCCCGTCACCTCGGTGCTGATCGACGGGACCGCGCACACCCCGAAAGTGACGTCCAGGCCGGGCCGGGACCGGATCGCGTACACCCTCGCCTTCGACGGCGGGACCGAGATCCGGGTCGAGATCCGGGTCGACGGATGGCAGACCGACTGGCGGGTCACCCGCATCGCGGACACCGCGGCGCTGCGCGTCGGGACGCTGGAGATCCCCGCACTCGCCTTCCTCTCCGTACGCAGCGACCAGCCCGGTGCCACCCTGCTGGCCGCCAAGCTCGACCTGGACAAGGCCAAGAGCGGCGACACCCTGGTGAAGGTCACGCCGGACAGCGCGGCGGACGCGGCGCCGGCCGGCTGTGCGTACGCCGTGGTGGCGCACGACGGGCTCGGCGGGGCCGTCGAGACCAACACGGTCTACGACAAGCCGGCCGACACCCCGGGCGCCACCTGGGAGAACGGCCGGATGTGGCGGCAGACCGTCAAGAAGGACGGCTACGTCAAGGCGCAGCTGGCGTGCGGCCAGTGGACCCACCGCGCGGACACCTCGCCGGTCGACGCCACCGAGCCGCTGCCGTACGCGACCGTCATCGTCACCCGGGACCGCAACGGCGACGGCGTGGTCGACTGGCAGGACGCTGCCATCGCCTTCCGCGACGTCATGGTGACCCCGCTCGGCGCGGACGACACCCATCTTCGGGTCGTCCCGCACATCCCGTTCAACTTCGCCTCGCAGGCCACCAACCCGTTCCTCGCGACGCTCGACAACGTCAAGCGGATCTCGCTCGCCACGGACGGGCTGCGCCAGTACACGCTGCTCAAGGGGTACCAGTCGGAGGGCCACGACTCAGCCCACCCCGACTACGCGGGCAACTACAACGAGCGGGCCGGCGGTCTCGCCGACATGAACACCCTCGTCAAGGAGGGCAGCAAGTGGAACAGCGACTTCAGCGTGCACGTCAACGCCACCGAGTCGTATCCCGTCGCCCACGCCTTCTCCGAGAAGCTCGTCGACAAGACCGACAAGCAGTGGGACTGGCTCGACCAGTCCTACCGCATCGACTCCCGGCGTGACCTCGTCTCGGGCGACATCATCAAGCGGCTCAAGGACCTGCGCGACGACGCGCATCCCGCGCTCAACGCCATCTACTTCGACGTCTTCCGTGAGTCCGGCTGGAACGGCGACCGGCTCCAGCGCGCTCTGCGCGAGCAGGGCTGGACGGTCAGCAGCGAGTGGGGACACGGCCTGGAGCGCTCCTCGGTCTGGTCGCACTGGGCGAACGAGACCGACTACGGCGCGGACACCTCGCGCGGCATCAACTCGCAGCTGATCCGCTTCATCCGCAACCACCAGAAGGACGTCTTCTCCAACAAGTGGCCCACCCTGCTGGGCGCCGGGCGGATGGGCAACTTCGAGGGCTGGGTCAACAAGACCGACTGGAACGCCTTCTACGACATCATCTGGACCGAGGCGCTGCCCGCGAAGTACCTCCAGGCCTACCCGGTCAAGCGGTGGACCGAGCACGAGATCACCTTCTTCGGCCCCACCGGGACCGTCGTCGGTGACACGGACGGCAACCGCCGCATCACCACCGACGGACGGGTCGTCTACACCGGCGGCAGCTATCTGCTGCCCTGGGAGCCCCGCAGGGCGACCGACCCGGAGAAGCTCTACCACTACAACCCGAAGGGCGGCAGCACCACCTGGCAGCTGCCGCGCGGCTGGTCGCACTCCTCGCGCGTCGCGCTCTACCGGCTCACCGACCAGGGCCGGGTGCACGCCGGTGACCTGGCGGTCCGCTCGGGCAAGGTCACCGTGGACGCCACCGCGGGCCAGCCCTATGTGCTGTACCGCGCACGGGTGGGAGCGCCCGCCGAACCCCGGTGGGGGCAGGGCACCCCGGTGTACGACCCCGGTTTCAACTCCGGCTCTCTGAAGGGCTGGCAGGTCACGCCGGCTGGGGGGCCGGCATCGGTCGTACGCAACACCATCGGCGACTACGAGCTGGTGATCGGAGCCGGAGCGGCCACCACCGTAGGCCAGCGCCTGGGCCGGCTGCCCGCCGGCACCTACGTCGCATCGGTGCAGGTGGAAGTCGGCAAGAAGGCGGGGGAGCAGCGCCGGGCCGCCCTGGAGATCCGGACCGCCGACGGTGTCACCGCCGCCAACTGGACCGACACGTCGTGCGCGGGCAACTACGTCGCGGCCGACCGCAAGCACGAGACCCGCTTCCAGCGGATGTTCACGTACTTCACCGTGCCGGAGAGCGGCGGCCGGGTCGACCTCACGCTGCGGGTGGCGGCGGGCGACGCGCAGGTGCGGTTCGACAACCTGCGGATCGCCGGGGCGAAGCCCACCCGGAAGGCGGGCGCGCTGGCGTTCGAGGACTTCGAGAACGTCCCGCAGGGCTGGGGCGTCTTCGTCAAGGGCGACGCGGGCGGCTCGACCGACCCGCGCACCCACGTCGGGCAGCGGCACGCGCCGTTCACCCAGCGGGGCTGGAACGGCAAGGCCATCGATGACGTCATCGACGGCGGCCAGTCGCTCAAGTCTCGCGGCGAGAACGACGGCCTGGTCTACCGGACCGTCCAGCACACCGTCCGCTTCGAGCCGTCCAAGCGGTACCGGGTCTCCTTCCGGTACGAGAACGACACGGCCGGCCAGTACGCCTGGATCACCGGCGTCGACGAGCCCGCAGCGCGTGAGCTGGACCGCAAGGCACTGCCCGTCGCGACCGAACCGACGCAGCTGAGCTACGAGTTCACCGCGCCGGCCAAGGGCGACGCCTGGGTGGGGCTGCGCAAGGTCGGCGACGACGGCGTCGCGGAGTTCGCCCTCGACGCGTTCGAGGTCCGCGAGGTGTAG
- a CDS encoding beta-galactosidase family protein: MADFTVGDEDFLIDGRPVRLLSGALHYFRVHEDQWGHRLAMLRAMGLNSVETYVPWNLHEPQQGRFHDVQALGRFLDAAHEAGLWAVVRPGPYICAEWENGGLPHWLTGALGPRVRTRDAEYLRHVDRWFHHLLHEVVPRQIDRGGPVIMVQVENEYGSYGSDQTYLRHMAGLLRTLGVSVPLFTSDGPEDHMLTGGSVPGVLATANFGAGAREGFEVLRRHRPKGPLMCMEFWCGWFDHWGAEPVVRDPADAARALREILECGASVNLYMAHGGTNFAGWAGANRSGELHDGELLPTVTSYDYGAPVDEYGRPTEKFWLFREVLAEYAAGPLPELPPPPAALAAPARAALQEWVPLGEVTDALGGPEQVTGAPPSFEELDVDRGLVRYRVRIPGPRQPYPLTAPGLRDVAQLYVDGVRTELGAPVAGPASVELWVESLGRVNYGPRLGEPKGLTGGVLHERQYLHGVRARGLRLDAFDDAAAVAKLPFRAVPPGGPDSGARGLHRGTFEVTGAGDATLELTGWVRGFVWVNGFGLGRYWSAGPQGSLFVPGPVLREGENEVWVLELAGAAAEGGEPGLALR, translated from the coding sequence GTGGCTGATTTCACTGTGGGTGACGAGGATTTCCTGATCGACGGGCGGCCGGTCCGGCTGCTGTCGGGGGCACTGCACTACTTCCGGGTGCACGAGGACCAGTGGGGGCACCGGCTGGCCATGCTCCGGGCCATGGGGCTCAACTCCGTGGAGACATACGTCCCGTGGAATCTGCACGAGCCCCAGCAGGGCCGCTTCCACGACGTGCAGGCGCTCGGCCGGTTCCTGGACGCGGCGCACGAGGCCGGTCTGTGGGCGGTCGTCCGCCCGGGACCGTACATCTGCGCCGAGTGGGAGAACGGCGGGCTGCCGCACTGGCTGACCGGAGCACTGGGTCCGCGGGTGCGTACGCGTGACGCTGAGTATCTGCGCCACGTGGACCGCTGGTTCCACCACCTCCTGCACGAGGTCGTCCCCCGGCAGATCGACCGGGGCGGCCCGGTGATCATGGTGCAGGTCGAGAACGAGTACGGCAGCTACGGCTCCGACCAGACCTATCTGCGCCACATGGCGGGGCTGCTCCGCACGCTCGGCGTGAGTGTTCCGCTGTTCACATCGGACGGGCCGGAGGACCACATGCTGACCGGCGGTTCGGTCCCGGGAGTGCTGGCCACGGCCAACTTCGGCGCGGGCGCGCGCGAGGGCTTCGAGGTGCTGCGCCGGCACCGGCCGAAGGGGCCGCTGATGTGCATGGAGTTCTGGTGCGGCTGGTTCGACCACTGGGGTGCCGAGCCCGTCGTACGGGATCCGGCGGACGCCGCGCGGGCGCTGCGGGAGATCCTGGAGTGCGGCGCGTCGGTGAATCTGTACATGGCGCACGGCGGGACGAACTTCGCCGGCTGGGCGGGCGCCAACCGCTCGGGCGAGCTGCACGACGGTGAGCTGCTGCCGACCGTGACCTCGTACGACTACGGTGCGCCGGTCGACGAGTACGGACGGCCGACGGAGAAGTTCTGGCTGTTCCGCGAGGTGCTCGCGGAGTACGCGGCCGGGCCGCTGCCGGAACTGCCGCCGCCGCCCGCCGCGCTGGCGGCGCCCGCCCGGGCCGCGCTCCAGGAGTGGGTGCCGCTCGGCGAGGTGACGGACGCGCTGGGCGGGCCCGAGCAGGTCACGGGCGCTCCGCCGTCCTTCGAGGAGCTGGATGTCGACCGGGGTCTTGTCCGCTACCGCGTCCGGATACCGGGCCCGCGACAGCCGTACCCGCTGACCGCGCCCGGACTGCGTGATGTGGCGCAGCTGTACGTCGACGGGGTGCGTACGGAACTGGGCGCGCCGGTGGCGGGTCCCGCCTCCGTGGAGCTGTGGGTGGAGTCGCTCGGCCGGGTCAACTACGGCCCCCGGCTGGGTGAGCCGAAGGGCCTGACGGGCGGGGTGCTGCACGAGCGGCAGTATCTGCACGGGGTGCGCGCGCGGGGGCTGCGGCTCGACGCGTTCGACGACGCGGCGGCCGTCGCGAAGCTGCCGTTCCGCGCGGTGCCGCCGGGCGGCCCGGATTCCGGGGCCCGGGGGCTGCACCGGGGGACGTTCGAGGTGACCGGGGCCGGGGACGCGACGCTGGAACTGACCGGCTGGGTGCGGGGCTTCGTCTGGGTGAACGGCTTCGGCCTGGGCCGCTACTGGTCGGCCGGGCCGCAGGGTTCGCTGTTCGTACCGGGCCCGGTGCTGCGCGAGGGTGAGAACGAGGTGTGGGTGCTGGAGCTCGCGGGAGCGGCGGCCGAGGGCGGCGAACCGGGGCTGGCGCTCCGCTGA
- a CDS encoding helix-turn-helix domain-containing protein, with protein MYHTWMRYFTPSPVHHKLGLVCLGVGLQHGTLPAVGPRTLDHHVAVVVGAGSGWYRGADGRRTAVTAPALIWITPGVTHHYGADPATGWDESFVDFTGPATATYTELGYIEPDRPVVPLTDVAGARAAVGRIVRAARRGNPLLEVESGAAVHELLVALRRARADTDAEGAPVLQALARDAFQPLTVAEHAARHGMTPAELRTAVRQGAGCSPKDYLLGIRLGRAKELLAATDLPVAAVARRVGYDDPAYFSRLFTRRVGKAPVVFRQQQGHTVPGGWSDQIPDPDNPPTITT; from the coding sequence ATGTACCACACCTGGATGCGCTATTTCACTCCGAGCCCCGTCCACCACAAGCTCGGCCTCGTCTGTCTCGGAGTGGGCCTCCAGCACGGCACCCTGCCCGCGGTCGGGCCGCGGACGCTCGACCACCATGTCGCCGTCGTCGTCGGCGCGGGCAGCGGCTGGTACCGCGGCGCCGACGGACGCCGTACGGCCGTCACCGCGCCCGCGCTCATCTGGATCACGCCCGGCGTCACCCACCACTACGGAGCCGATCCGGCCACCGGCTGGGACGAGTCCTTCGTCGACTTCACCGGGCCCGCCACCGCCACCTACACCGAACTCGGCTACATCGAACCCGACCGGCCCGTCGTCCCGCTCACCGATGTCGCGGGCGCACGCGCGGCCGTGGGGCGGATCGTCCGCGCCGCGCGCCGCGGAAACCCGCTGCTCGAAGTGGAGAGCGGGGCCGCCGTCCACGAACTGCTCGTCGCGCTGCGCCGCGCCCGCGCCGACACCGACGCCGAAGGTGCCCCCGTCCTCCAGGCGCTCGCCCGCGACGCCTTCCAGCCGCTGACCGTCGCCGAACACGCGGCCCGGCACGGCATGACCCCGGCCGAACTGCGCACCGCGGTACGGCAGGGGGCGGGCTGCAGCCCCAAGGACTACCTGCTGGGGATCCGTCTCGGCCGGGCCAAGGAACTGCTCGCCGCCACCGATCTGCCGGTCGCCGCCGTCGCCCGCAGGGTGGGCTACGACGACCCCGCGTACTTCTCCCGGCTGTTCACCCGCCGGGTCGGGAAAGCCCCCGTCGTCTTCCGCCAGCAGCAGGGACACACCGTCCCCGGCGGCTGGAGTGACCAGATACCGGACCCCGACAACCCGCCGACGATCACGACGTAA
- a CDS encoding chorismate mutase, with translation MTETAPSVQAELDRLRGSIDNIDAAVVHMLAERFKATQQVGLLKARNQLPPADPAREARQIARLRSLAESARLDPAFAEKLLNFIVAEVIRHHERIAEGSADDS, from the coding sequence ATGACCGAGACAGCCCCGTCCGTACAGGCCGAGCTGGACCGCCTGCGCGGGTCCATCGACAACATCGACGCCGCCGTCGTCCACATGCTCGCCGAGCGCTTCAAGGCCACCCAGCAGGTCGGCCTCCTCAAGGCGCGCAACCAGCTCCCGCCCGCCGACCCGGCCCGCGAGGCCCGCCAGATCGCCCGGCTGCGCAGCCTCGCCGAGAGCGCCAGGCTCGACCCGGCCTTCGCCGAGAAGCTGCTCAACTTCATCGTCGCGGAAGTGATCAGACACCACGAACGCATCGCGGAGGGCTCCGCGGACGACAGCTGA